A stretch of the Musa acuminata AAA Group cultivar baxijiao chromosome BXJ2-7, Cavendish_Baxijiao_AAA, whole genome shotgun sequence genome encodes the following:
- the LOC103992091 gene encoding nucleolar GTP-binding protein 1: MVQYNFKKITVVPSGKDFIDIILSRTQRQTPTVVHKGYAISRLREFYMRKVKFTQQNFHEKLSAIIDEFPRLDDIHPFYGDLLHVLYNKDHYKLALGQVNTARNIIGKIAKDYVRLLKYGDSLYRCKSLKVAALGRMCTVIKRISPSLAYLEQIRQHMSRLPSIDPNTRTILICGYPNVGKSSFMNKVTRADVDVQPYAFTTKSLFVGHTDYKYLRYQVIDTPGILDRPFEDRNIIEMCSITALAHLKAAVLFFLDISGSCGYSIEQQAALFHSIKSLFMNKPLIVVCNKIDLQSLEGLSEEDMKLVTEMKAEAAKTIIAQGGDSNDEGVLLTMSTMTDEGVIAVKNAACERLLNQRVEIKMKSKKINDCLNRFHVAIPKPRDTKERPPCIPPAVLEARAKANEEKEKRKLEKDLEEENGGAGVYSASLRKHYILANEGWKEDIMPEILDGHNVYDFIDPDILLRLEELEREEGLRLDAEADGGDFEMDGEELTEEERGLLAEIRRKKNLLIQEHRMKKSTAESRPIVPRKFDKDKKYTSERMGRQLSALGIDPTAAINRARGRSLSRKGRKRERSLGKEGEDGEAMDVDDEQSNKKLRTRSRSRSASRSRSKSRPPGEVTPGEGFKDSAQKLKALKIAKKSVKVRNKAARKGEADRVIPNLKPKHLFSGKRSIGKTSRR, encoded by the coding sequence ATGGTGCAGTACAACTTCAAAAAGATAACTGTTGTCCCTTCTGGGAAGGACTTCATTGACATCATTCTTTCCCGCACACAGCGCCAAACCCCAACTGTCGTCCACAAAGGATATGCCATCTCCCGGCTCCGTGAATTCTACATGCGAAAGGTGAAGTTCACCCAGCAGAACTTCCATGAGAAACTGTCCGCCATCATTGATGAGTTCCCTCGGCTCGATGACATCCACCCCTTTTACGGAGATTTGCTCCATGTACTATACAACAAAGACCACTACAAGCTTGCTCTGGGCCAGGTTAACACGGCTAGGAACATCATTGGGAAGATTGCAAAAGATTATGTTAGGTTACTCAAGTATGGAGACTCATTGTACCGGTGCAAGAGCTTGAAGGTCGCTGCTCTAGGTCGTATGTGCACTGTGATAAAGCGCATCAGCCCTAGTTTGGCTTATTTGGAGCAGATACGGCAGCATATGTCTAGGCTCCCTTCAATTGACCCGAACACCCGTACCATTTTGATCTGTGGGTATCCTAATGTGGGAAAGAGTTCTTTCATGAACAAGGTCACTAGGGCTGATGTTGATGTCCAGCCATATGCTTTCACTACCAAGTCGCTGTTTGTTGGTCACACAGATTACAAATACCTCCGCTACCAGGTGATTGATACTCCTGGGATTCTAGACCGGCCTTTTGAGGACAGAAACATCATAGAAATGTGCAGTATCACAGCTTTGGCGCACTTAAAGGCTGCAGTCTTATTCTTCTTGGACATATCTGGATCCTGTGGTTATAGCATAGAGCAGCAGGCAGCTCTCTTCCACAGCATCAAGTCACTGTTCATGAACAAGCCACTTATTGTTGTTTGTAACAAGATTGATCTGCAGTCACTGGAAGGGCTCTCTGAAGAGGACATGAAATTGGTAACGGAGATGAAAGCTGAGGCCGCCAAAACTATAATAGCCCAAGGCGGAGACTCTAATGATGAGGGAGTCTTGTTGACTATGAGTACCATGACAGACGAGGGAGTCATAGCTGTCAAGAATGCTGCTTGTGAGAGGCTTTTAAATCAGCGGGTGGAGATAAAGATGAAGTCAAAAAAGATCAATGATTGTCTGAACAGGTTTCATGTTGCAATTCCTAAGCCCCGTGACACAAAAGAACGCCCTCCTTGTATTCCTCCAGCAGTTCTGGAAGCTAGAGCGAAGGCTaatgaggagaaggaaaagaggaaGCTTGAGAAAGATCTCGAAGAAGAGAATGGTGGAGCTGGTGTTTATTCTGCTAGCCTAAGGAAGCATTATATATTGGCTAATGAGGGATGGAAAGAGGACATTATGCCAGAGATTCTAGATGGGCATAATGTGTATGATTTCATTGATCCTGACATCTTGCTGAGGTTGGAAGAGCTGGAACGAGAAGAGGGTCTTCGTCTTGATGCAGAGGCAGATGGAGGAGATTTTGAGATGGATGGAGAAGAATTGACCGAGGAAGAGCGAGGACTACTCGCTGAGATCAGAAGGAAGAAGAACCTGCTCATCCAAGAGCACAGGATGAAGAAGAGCACTGCCGAGAGCCGTCCTATTGTGCCTAGGAAGTTTGATAAAGACAAAAAGTACACGTCTGAGAGGATGGGAAGACAGCTCTCTGCTTTGGGAATAGACCCTACTGCCGCCATCAATCGTGCACGTGGGAGGTCCCTCTCTAGGAAAGGTCGTAAACGGGAGAGGTCACTTGGCAAAGAAGGTGAAGATGGAGAAGCTATGGATGTCGATGATGAGCAGTCGAACAAGAAGCTGCGTACCAGGTCAAGATCAAGGTCAGCAAGCAGGTCAAGGTCAAAATCAAGGCCACCTGGTGAAGTCACCCCTGGAGAAGGGTTCAAAGACTCTGCTCAGAAACTGAAGGCACTCAAGATAGCTAAGAAGTCAGTTAAGGTGAGAAATAAGGCTGCACGCAAGGGAGAAGCTGATAGAGTAATTCCGAACCTGAAGCCAAAGCATTTGTTCTCTGGGAAGCGCTCTATTGGGAAGACCAGCAGGCGCTAA
- the LOC103992092 gene encoding uncharacterized protein LOC103992092: MTLQYGGVVIPPWSIGGTPIRARKTTAPFVVALCHPLHRDAGSRQLRIQLDQLRAEAEATRSKANAARLRLMRLTEAAENLRSRAAMSIQVGKETEARELLIQKKKLMQALKKSKNRIEVLDKLSSKINEAISLKETQLIGQVAIQPEDNISDSCGQIHFVSPKEDTVEVSKSKDSSILSEQCEHQDHDVGNYEDKPSGDSGQPTFLASVSSDMSNFPKMVDSSEGFHEHILENIDMQLKLLETDIENFLRSQSVTEETKQKQMNEKLEKLSEILKHVLSIRERIASMVETRADDGN, encoded by the exons ATGACTTTGCAGTACGGAGGAGTCGTTATCCCGCCGTGGAGCATCGGCGGCACTCCAATTAGGGCACGCAAGACGACGGCGCCCTTCGTGGTGGCCCTCTGCCATCCTCTCCACCGCGACGCCGGCTCACGCCAGCTGCGCATTCAACTCGACCAACTTCGCGCCGAGGCGGAGGCCACCCGCTCCAAAG CCAATGCTGCACGATTGAGGCTCATGCGTCTAACAGAGGCAGCTGAGAATCTTCGAAGCAGAGCTGCTATGAGCATCCAAGTTGGAAAGGAAACTGAGGCAAGGGAGCTACTCATACAAAAGAAGAAGTTGATGCAGGCCTTAAAGAAATCAAAGAATCGCATTGAGGTTCTTGATAAGCTTTCATCAAAGATTAATGAG GCAATTTCTCTGAAGGAAACACAACTAATTGGACAAGTTGCCATTCAACCTGAAGATAACATATCAGATTCCTGTGGACAGATTCATTTTGTTTCCCCAAAAGAGGATACTGTTGAAGTATCAAAGTCAAAAGACTCTTCAATTTTATCAGAACAATGTGAGCATCAAGATCATGATGTTGGAAATTATGAAGACAAACCATCAGGAGACAGTGGACAACCAACTTTTCTGGCATCTGTGAGCAGTGACATGTCGAATTTTCCGAAGATGGTTGACAGTTCAGAAGGCTTCCATGAGCACATACTCGAGAATATTGATATGCAACTTAAATTACTGGAAACAGACATTGAAAATTTCTTAAGGTCTCAATCCGTGACAGAAGAAACCAAACAGAAGCAGATGAATGAAAAACTAGAGAAACTATCAGAGATACTCAAGCATGTACTCAGCATCAGAGAAAG GATCGCAAGCATGGTGGAAACTAGAGCAGATGATGGGAACTAA
- the LOC135616174 gene encoding S-type anion channel SLAH1-like, with amino-acid sequence MKGKEQQLPITAAAAAAISSTCKAPTEVLNLATMKALSKLTGFHAGYFRISLSLCCQALLWKTLSEPSTDSHALRTVIHMLPSATYVLLWSVALLILATLSVLYGLRCLFRFRCVQAEFSHHVGVNYLFTPWISWLLLLQSVPFLHPGAALYRVLWWVFAVPILMLDVKIYGQCFTKGRRFLSMVANPTSQITVIGNLVGSRAAARMGCEEIATFMFSLGMAHYLVLFVTLYQRFVGSSSLPSILRPVFFLFIAAPSMASLAWDSISGSFDTGSKMLFFLSLFLFASLVSRPALFKRSMRRFNVAWWAYSFPLTVLALAATEYAQEVKGGASNALMLILAVLSVTVTVALVVFTAVKAGDLFPGGDDPFAPQRDAQESRQYIYT; translated from the exons ATGAAGGGAAAAGAGCAGCAACTCCCTAtcacggccgccgccgccgccgccatttcGTCAACCTGCAAAGCTCCAACCGAGGTGCTCAACTTGGCAACCATGAAAGCTCTGTCCAAGCTCACCGGCTTCCATGCCGGTTACTTCCGCATCAGCCTGTCTCTCTGCTGCCAGGCCCTCCTCTGGAAGACCCTCAGCGAGCCGAGCACCGACTCCCACGCTCTCCGCACGGTGATCCACATGCTCCCCTCCGCCACGTACGTCCTCCTTTGGTCCGTCGCGCTCCTCATCCTCGCCACGCTTTCCGTGCTCTATGGCCTCCGCTGCCTCTTCAGGTTCCGCTGCGTGCAGGCGGAGTTCTCTCACCACGTCGGCGTGAACTACCTCTTCACGCCATGGATCTCGTGGCTCCTCCTGCTCCAGTCCGTCCCCTTCCTCCACCCGGGCGCAGCCTTGTACCGTGTGCTTTGGTGGGTGTTCGCCGTCCCCATCCTCATGCTCGACGTGAAGATCTACGGCCAATGTTTCACCAAGGGGAGGAGGTTCCTGTCGATGGTGGCAAACCCGACGAGCCAGATCACGGTGATCGGGAACCTGGTCGGGTCGCGAGCGGCGGCGAGGATGGGGTGTGAGGAGATCGCGACGTTCATGTTCTCCCTCGGCATGGCGCACTACCTCGTGCTGTTCGTGACTCTGTACCAGCGCTTCGTCGGGAGCAGCAGCCTCCCATCGATTCTTCGCCCCGTCTTCTTCCTGTTCATCGCCGCCCCCAGCATGGCCAGCTTGGCCTGGGATTCCATCTCCGGATCGTTCGACACGGGCTCGAAgatgctcttcttcctctccctcttcctctttgCCTCCCTG GTTTCAAGGCCGGCGCTGTTCAAGCGGTCGATGAGGCGGTTCAACGTGGCATGGTGGGCGTACTCGTTCCCTCTGACCGTGCTGGCGCTGGCGGCGACGGAGTACGCGCAGGAGGTGAAGGGAGGAGCATCCAACGCCCTAATGCTCATCCTCGCAGTCCTCTCCGTTACGGTGACCGTCGCCCTCGTCGTCTTCACCGCGGTCAAGGCCGGCGACCTCTTTCCCGGCGGCGACGACCCGTTTGCACCGCAGCGTGATGCACAGGAGTCTcggcaatatatatatacatga